The following coding sequences lie in one Hypanus sabinus isolate sHypSab1 chromosome 20, sHypSab1.hap1, whole genome shotgun sequence genomic window:
- the hibadhb gene encoding 3-hydroxyisobutyrate dehydrogenase b isoform X2: MDRDKIFCWFQFEDVPVQYACVVSGVDFRVSGDAIVQGLSSVKGIRQVELVARRCGKEVESSWVFVCTSAEVRTVELPATVSVPGEEGPCGLHSFYKDEAEETSEEELEVDPREVPGTSKGRWEEGVMTKPCSPGRVEASELAAALNSLVGVDERPRLKLGFSGAKPTQDGEVDYETWIEHTSLMLEEWPGSEEEKRQRLVGSLRGLAAKTVRELKAEKPGASVEDCIEVLEGAFGLSGEPWLLLAEFQRLEQWRGGKALEYIFRMEGMLLGLRCRGVVKATDVASVRMSQLFSGSLEEDKVAWTIRQA; this comes from the coding sequence atggacagagataagattttttgttggttccagtttgaagatgtaccagtacagtacgcatgTGTAGTGAgtggagtggattttcgagtttcaggagacgcgatagtgcagggtttaagttcggtgaagggtattaggcaggtagaattggtagctaggcggtgtggtaaagaggtagagtctagctgggtgtttgTTTGTACGAGTGCTGAGGttaggacggtggaactgccggcaacggtcagtgtaccgggggaggaggggccgtgTGGGCTCCACTccttctacaaggatgaggctgaggagacatcggaggaggagctagaggtagaccccagagaggtgcctggcactagtaaagggaggtgggaggagggagtcatGACTAAGCCCTGCTCCCcgggtagggtggaagcctcggagctggcagccgcacttaattccctaGTGGGGGTGgacgagaggccacggctgaagctggggttctccggagccaagcctactcaggacggggaggtggactatgagacctggatcgagcatacatctttgatgttagaggagtggccaggctcggaggaggagaagaggcagcgattggtgggaagtttgaggggtttagcagccaaaaccgtccgggagttgaaggctgagaagcctggggcctcagtggaggactgtatagaagttttggagggagcgtttgggttgtcaggggaaccctggctgcttttagcagagttccaacgcctggaacaatggagagggggaAAAGCGctcgagtacatatttaggatggaagGGATGCTCTTGGGACTGCGgtgccggggggtagtgaaggcgactgacgtggctagcgtgaggatgagtcagctattcagtggctctctggaggaggacaaggtggcgtggactatccggcaggcttaa